A part of Flavobacteriales bacterium genomic DNA contains:
- a CDS encoding PKD domain-containing protein — translation MPIADLEIKKQAGLLYAATYGRGLWSIKLEYPPIADFSASSTDLCLSNSEVSFTDETAFSPTSWNWDFGDGNSSNSQNPTHTYTNAGTYAVSLTVSNQFGTDTETKTNYITVSGVSPVNDVVTSCNSYTWFGQTYTTSGNYTHTVWQDGCTTNHTLYLTVIGGETVTSEQSACDSYTWFGQVYTTSGTYS, via the coding sequence TGCTGCTACATATGGTAGGGGCTTGTGGAGCATAAAGTTAGAATATCCACCCATAGCCGATTTTTCTGCTAGTTCAACGGATTTATGCCTGTCCAATTCAGAAGTTAGTTTTACTGATGAAACAGCTTTTTCTCCAACATCTTGGAATTGGGATTTTGGAGACGGTAACTCCTCTAACAGTCAGAACCCTACACATACTTATACCAATGCTGGAACCTATGCGGTTAGCTTGACAGTTTCAAATCAGTTTGGCACCGATACAGAAACCAAAACCAATTATATTACTGTTAGTGGAGTAAGCCCTGTTAATGACGTAGTTACTAGTTGTAATTCTTATACATGGTTTGGTCAAACATATACGACATCTGGAAATTATACGCATACAGTATGGCAAGACGGTTGTACTACCAATCATACATTGTATTTAACTGTAATTGGTGGAGAAACAGTAACTTCTGAACAAAGTGCCTGTGATTCCTATACCTGGTTTGGACAAGTTTATACTACTTCGGGAACTTATTCCTAA